In Streptomyces sp. NBC_00344, the genomic window CGCGGGGATGAGCCCGGCCGCCCTCTACATCCACTACAAGACCAAGGAAGAGCTGCTCCACCGGATCAGCCGGATCGGGCACGAGAAGGCCCTGGAGATCCTGGAGACGGCGGCGAACAGCACCGGCACCGCTGCGGACCGGCTCGCCGCGGCCGTACGTTCCTTCGTCCGCTGGCACGCCGGACATCACACCACCGCGCGCGTGGTGCAGTACGAACTCGACGCACTCGGCGAGGAACACCGCACGGAGATCATCGAACTGCGCAGGCGCAGCGACGCGGCGGTTCGCGGCATCATCGACGACGGCGTCGCGGCGGGGGAGTTCGACGTTCCCTACGTCCCCGGCACCGCGCTCGCCGTGCTGTCGCTCTGCATCGATGTGGCGCGCTGGTTCAATGTGGAGGGCCGCAGAACGCCGGACGAGGTCGGCGCGTTCTACGCCGACCTCGTGCTGCGCATGGTCTCCGCCCGCAAGTGACCTGAAAGGCCCCGGGCGATGGACCCCGGAGGCGGCCGCTCAGAAGTAGTAGCGGGAGACCGACTCCGCCACGCACACCGGCTTGTCGCCGCCCTCGCGCTCGACCGTGATGGCGGCGGTGACCTGGATACCACCGCCCGCCTCGGAGACGTCGGTCAGTACACCCGTCGCCCGCAGGCGGGAGCCGACCGGCACGGTGGCGGGGAAACGCACCTTGTTGGACCCGTAGTTGATGCCCATCTTGATGCCCTCGACCCGCAGGATCTGCGGGACCAGCGTCGGCAGCAGGGACAGCGTCAGATAGCCGTGCGCGATGGTCGTCCCGAACGGCCCCGCCGCGGCTTTCTCCGGATCCACATGGATCCACTGGTGGTCACCGGTGGCGTCCGCGAACAGATCGATCCGCTTCTGGTCGATCTCCAGCCAGTCGCTGTGTCCCAGCTGATCGCCGATACCGGCGCGCAGTTCCTCGGCGGACGAGTAGATCTTCGGCTCTGCCATGTTCGTGATCCTGCCTTCCCAACGGAGTGTCCAAGCGCTTGCTCAGCATCGTCGGGCGTGCCCTGTCCTGTCAACGACCGGCTGTCCGAAGGGCGCAGTAGGGTTCGGGGAGTGCCGCAGATTCCAGAGAAGATCAATGAACTCACGGTCGGCCAGTTGTCCGCGCGGAGCGGGGCCGCCGTTTCCGCCCTTCACTTCTACGAGTCGAAGGGGTTGATCAGCAGCCGCAGGACCAGCGGCAACCAGCGCCGCTACAGCCGTGACGCGTTACGCCGTGTCGCATTCGTACGCGCGGCGCAGCGCGTCGGTATCCCACTGGCGACGATCCGGGGCGCGCTCGCCGAGCTGCCCGATGAACGCACCCCCAACCGCGAGGACTGGGCCCGGCTCTCCGCCGCATGGCGCGCGGAACTCGACCAGCGCATCAGCCAGCTCGGCCGGCTCCGTGACCACCTCACCGACTGCATCGGCTGTGGCTGCCTGTCGTTGGAGACCTGTGTGCTCTCCAACCCGGACGACGTCTTCGGAGAGCGGATCTCCGGCTCGAAACTGCTCCCGGAACGCCGTGAACCGTCGGTGTGAGCCTTCGCCACCGGCGACTGCCCGTACGCCGTGCCGCCCGGCGGCGCCCTGTGCCCGAGCACCGCAGGGGATTGCTCGATCACCCTTCAGGGCAAGCGGCTTGGAGCCGGTGCCGCCGGATTCTGCCGGTGCCGTCGGATGTCGGTGCGGCCCCATCCGGGCCGCCGGCTCAGGCGGCCGAAGCGAGTTCCTTGTGGCGCCCCTTCCTGGCGCGTGCCAGGGCTGACGGTGTGAGGACCGGCTGCGGCACCAGAATGCCGCACCGGGCGCAGACGGGGCCGGACCACGCCTCCGGCGCGGCCCCGGGGGTCCAGGTGATCGTCTTCTCCGTGCACACCGGGCAGCAGGTGCCCGGGCCGGACCGAAGGGCGGAAATCAGCCGCAGCAGAACGTCGGCCAGTGGCCACGAAGGGTGCACGGCGGGGTCGGCGCACCACACCACTCCGCACCCGCCCCAGGTGCGCCGGTGCCAGTCGTCGAAGGGTCCGGGGCGGCGCAGCCCCGCGTGCTTCTCGCGCTTGCGGCGTTCGGCGAACCCGGCCTCGTAGGCCAGCCAGACGCTCCGCGCCTCTTCCAGTTCATCGAGCGCGGCCATCAGCCGCGCCGGATCGGGGGCCCGGTCCTCGGGCTCGATGTGATGCCTGGCACACAGATGGTCCCAGGTCGCCCTGTGTCCGTAAGGCGCAAACCTCTCCAGGCACTTGCGCAGCGAATACCGCCGCAGGGCAAGGTCGTGGTGAGGGTCGCGCACCTCTCTCGCGAGGCTCCGAAAACCGGCCATCGCACTGCCACCTCCGTCGCTGGTACTTCGGCGTCATGGAATGGACGTACAGCTACCCGATTCGGCTCCATCGAAATTCGGATGGCACCCATTACTCAAGTGCCGGTGCGTCTTCCCCGACGCCCGTGTGGTGATTCGGAAAAGGTGACGCATGTTCACCTTACTGACGGGTCACCTCGCCAGTAACGTCCGGGCATCGGCCTCCCCCCAGGAGCATTCATGCGACGACGCACCGGAAAGCTCAGAACTGCCATAGCCGTAGCGGTGTTGGCGCTCGGCGCGGGCCTCTTGGCACCGCTGCCGCAGGCGACCGCCGCGGACACGGACCCCACCGACTACTGCCACAGCCAGTGCAACGACATCCTGCCGCCCGGTGAGAACGGCAACGCCACTCTCGCCGACATCCTCGCCAACCGGGCACTCGGCACCCGTCCCGCCCACAGCGCCGATCAGCTCGGACCTTACGACGCGCTGCCGGCGGGTGCCTCATCCCTCACCGACTCCACACTCAACACCTTTTTCAACGATGCCTCGTTCGGGGTCCCCGCCGGGCAGGTCGCCTCGGTGACCAAGCCGCGTGACGATGTCAGCATCACGAGGGACAAGAAGACCGGCGTGCCGCACATCAAGGGCACCACGCGCTACGGAACCGAATTCGGCGCCGGCTACGCGGCCGGGCAGGACAGGCTCTGGCTGATGGATCTCTTCCGTCACATCGGCCGCGGCGAGCTCACCTCCTTCGCCGGCGGCGCCCTCGCCAACCAGGGCCTCGAGCAGGAGTTCTGGCCGCAGGCGCCGTACACCGAGCAGGACCTCCAGGCCCAGGCCGACACGATCGCGGCGGGCAGCGCACGCGGCAAGCAGGCCATGGACGACGCGCAGGCCTACATCGACGGCATCAACGCCTACCGGCAGAAGTCCAAGGACGGCCGCTACTTCCCCGGCGAGTACGTCCTCACCGGCAAGATCAACGCGATCACCAACGCCGGTGAGATCGAGCCGTTCAAGATCACCGACATGATCGCGCTGGCCTCGGTCGTCGGCGCGCTCTTCGGCGGCGGAGGCGGCGGCGAGGTCCAGGCCGCGATCTCGCTGCTGTCCGCCCAGCAGAAGTACGGTGTCACCGAGGGCAGCAAGGTCTGGGAGTCCTTCCGGGAGCGCAACGATCCCGAGGCGACCCTGACCATCCACGACGGGGCTTCCTTCC contains:
- a CDS encoding TetR/AcrR family transcriptional regulator yields the protein MSTAEERSGGDDMPWAEVGPEAARRLLVAAVEAFAERGYHATTTRDIAGRAGMSPAALYIHYKTKEELLHRISRIGHEKALEILETAANSTGTAADRLAAAVRSFVRWHAGHHTTARVVQYELDALGEEHRTEIIELRRRSDAAVRGIIDDGVAAGEFDVPYVPGTALAVLSLCIDVARWFNVEGRRTPDEVGAFYADLVLRMVSARK
- a CDS encoding MaoC family dehydratase, whose amino-acid sequence is MAEPKIYSSAEELRAGIGDQLGHSDWLEIDQKRIDLFADATGDHQWIHVDPEKAAAGPFGTTIAHGYLTLSLLPTLVPQILRVEGIKMGINYGSNKVRFPATVPVGSRLRATGVLTDVSEAGGGIQVTAAITVEREGGDKPVCVAESVSRYYF
- the soxR gene encoding redox-sensitive transcriptional activator SoxR, with the translated sequence MPQIPEKINELTVGQLSARSGAAVSALHFYESKGLISSRRTSGNQRRYSRDALRRVAFVRAAQRVGIPLATIRGALAELPDERTPNREDWARLSAAWRAELDQRISQLGRLRDHLTDCIGCGCLSLETCVLSNPDDVFGERISGSKLLPERREPSV